Proteins from one Haliaeetus albicilla chromosome 4, bHalAlb1.1, whole genome shotgun sequence genomic window:
- the CHD5 gene encoding chromodomain-helicase-DNA-binding protein 5 isoform X4, whose product MRGPAGAGRELPDDAENEEDVSEEDDGVLEGLDEFFAEEQVAVQKKKKSKKLKDGKAAKIKRRKKEGSNDEMSDNDEEIEEKSESEGSDYSPNKKKKKKLKDKKEKKPKRKKKDEEEDDNEDGGLKEPKSSAQLMEEWGLDDVDYVFSEEDYHTLTNYKAFSQFLRPLIAKKNPKIPMSKMMTVLGAKWREFSANNPFKGSSAAAAAAAVAAAVETVTVAPPLAASPQQSALPTVIRKAKTKEGKGPGVRKKIKGSKDGKKKGKGKKMAGLKFRFGGIPSKRKKGSSSEEEEREESDFDSASINSSSVRSECSAGLGKRGKRRRKKKRIEEGDGYETDHQDYCEVCQQGGEIILCDTCPRAYHLVCLDPELEKAPEGKWSCPHCEKEGIQWEPKEEEEEEEEGGEEEEDDHMEFCRVCKDGGELLCCDTCPSSYHLHCLNPPLPEIPNGEWLCPRCTCPPLKGKVQRILHWAWKEPPATPLPPVLPTPDAELALPVPKVLEGIPEREFFVKWAGLSYWHCSWVKELQLELYHTVMYRNYQRKNDMDEPPAFDYGSGDEDSQREKRKNKDPQYAKMEERFYRYGIKPEWMMIHRILNHSFDKKGDIHYLIKWKDLPYDQCTWEIDEIDIPYYENLKHLYWNHRELMLGEDTRPLKKLNKKGKKLKEEKLEKPPETPLVDPTVKFDKQPWYIDATGGTLHPYQLEGLNWLRFSWAQGTDTILADEMGLGKTVQTIVFLYSLYKEGHSKGPYLVSAPLSTIINWEREFEMWAPDFYVVTYTGDKESRSVIRENEFSFEDNAIRSGKKVFRMKEAQIKFHVLLTSYELITIDQAVLGSIEWACLVVDEAHRLKNNQSKFFRVLNSYKIDYKLLLTGTPLQNNLEELFHLLNFLTPERFNNLEGFLEEFADISKEDQIKKLHDLLGPHMLRRLKADVFKNMPAKTELIVRVELSQMQKKYYKFILTRNFEALNSKGGGNQVSLLNIMMDLKKCCNHPYLFPVAAVEAPVLPNGSYDGNSLVKSSGKLMLLQKMLKKLRDGGHRVLIFSQMTKMLDLLEDFLEYEGYKYERIDGGITGGLRQEAIDRFNAPGAQQFCFLLSTRAGGLGINLATADTVIIYDSDWNPHNDIQAFSRAHRIGQNKKVMIYRFVTRASVEERITQVAKRKMMLTHLVVRPGLGSKSGSMTKQELDDILKFGTEELFKDDVEGMVSQGQRITMPDAVTPFSDTLSTKGGAVTPGMKKKHGGTPPGDNKDVDDSSVIHYDDAAISKLLDRNQDATDDTELQNMNEYLSSFKVAQYVVREEDGVEEVEREIIKQEENVDPDYWEKLLRHHYEQQQEDLARNLGKGKRIRKQVNYNDASQEDQEWQDELSDNQSEYSIGSEDEDEDFEERPEGQSGRRQSRRQLKSDRDKPLPPLLARVGGNIEVLGFNARQRKAFLNAIMRWGMPPQDAFNSHWLVRDLRGKSEKEFRAYVSLFMRHLCEPGADGAETFADGVPREGLSRQHVLTRIGVMSLVRKKVQEFEHVNGKYSTPDLIVEGPESKKSGEIVSSGPNTPIPASPAHMHTGSVALADKIETQLGFQEEKEQVEQKSRKVSDSQVPVSAEKAESEERTESCDSKEKLRVEKQEESEKTEPSPEPLVKDEGIQEKEKPLEKPELNSSPGKGEDKEVKPAEDAKAEEKEQSEAQQNGDREEEEDGKKDDRNMNFRFMFNIADGGFTELHTLWQNEERAAISSGKIYDIWHRRHDYWLLAGIVTHGYARWQDIQNDPRYVILNEPFKSEIHKGNYLEMKNKFLARRFKLLEQALVIEEQLRRAAYLNMTQDPSHPAMALNARLAEVECLAESHQHLSKESLAGNKPANAVLHKVLNQLEELLSDMKADVTRLPSMLSRIPPVAARLQMSERSILSRLATRGGDPAVQQGSFGSSQIYNNNFGPNFRGPGPGGIVNYSQMPLGPYVTDI is encoded by the exons atgcgggggccggcgggggccgGCCGGGAGCTGCCGGACGACGCGGAGAACGAGGAGGACGTCTCGG AAGAAGATGATGGGGTGCTGGAAGGACTCGATGAGTTTTTTGCAGAAGAGCAAGTcgctgtgcagaaaaaaaagaaatccaagaaGCTGAAAGATGGCAAAGCTGCCAAAAtcaagaggaggaagaaggag GGGAGCAATGATGAAATGTCAGACAATGATGAAGAGATTGAGGAGAAGTCTGAGAGTGAAGGGAGTGACTATTCCCCcaacaaaaagaagaagaaaaaactgaaggacaagaaggagaaaaagccaAAACGGAAGAAgaaggatgaagaggaggatgaCAATGAGGATGGAGGTCTAAAG GAGCCCAAGAGCTCAGCCCAGCTGATGGAAGAATGGGGCCTCGATGACGTAGATTACGTCTTCTCAGAAGAAGATTATCATACTCTGACTAATTACAAGGCTTTCAGCCAGTTCCTCAG GCCTCTGATCGCCAAGAAGAACCCCAAGATCCCCATGTCCAAGATGATGACCGTGCTTGGTGCCAAGTGGCGAGAGTTCAGTGCCAACAACCCGTTCAAGGGCAGCtcggcagcagcggcagcagcggctGTTGCTGCAGCTGTGGAGACGGTCACCGTCGCTCCACCGCTTGCTGCCAGCCCCCAGCAGTCTGCCTTGCCCACTGTCATCAGGAAGGCTAAGACCAAGGAGGGCAAGG GTCCGGGAGTGCGGAAGAAAATCAAGGGCTCCAAAGAcgggaagaaaaaagggaaggggaaaaagatgGCAGGCTTGAAATTCCGGTTTGGAGGAATCcccagcaaaaggaaaaagggcTCCTCT AGCGAAGAGGAGGAACGGGAGGAATCCGACTTTGACAGTGCCAGCATCAACAGCTCCTCAGTGCGCTCCGAGTGCTCGGCTGgcctggggaagagagggaagaggaggagaaagaaaaagagga TCGAAGAAGGGGATGGGTACGAGACAGACCACCAGGACTACTGCGAGGTGTgccagcagggaggagagatCATCCTGTGTGACACCTGTCCTCGCGCCTACCACCTCGTCTGCCTGGACCCCGAGCTGGAGAAGGCTCCCGAGGGCAAGTGGAGCTGCCCCCACTGC GAGAAGGAGGGCATCCAGTGGGAGCcgaaagaggaggaggaggaggaagaggaaggtggcgaggaggaggaggacgaccATATGGAGTTCTGCCGGGTCTGTAAGGACGGAggggagctgctgtgctgcGACACCTGCCCGTCCTCCTACCACCTCCACTGCCTGAACCCGCCGCTGCCAGAAATACCAAACGGTGAATGGCTCTGCCCTCGCTGTACA TGCCCTCCCTTGAAGGGCAAAGTCCAACGCATCCTGCACTGGGCCTGGAAGGAGCCACCGGCCACCCCGCTCCCACCTGTGCTGCCCACCCCGGACGCAGAGCTGGCCCTCCCTGTGCCAAAGGTGCTGGAGGGGATCCCGGAGCGCGAGTTTTTTGTGAAGTGGGCAGGCCTCTCCTACTGGCACTGCTCCTGGGTCAAGGAGCTGCAG CTGGAGCTCTACCACACCGTGATGTACCGCAACTACCAACGGAAGAACGACATGGATGAGCCACCGGCCTTTGACTACGGCTCTGGGGATGAGGACAGCCAGAGGGAGAAGCGGAAGAACAAAGACCCGCAGTATGCCAAGATGGAGGAGCGGTTCTACCGTTACGGCATCAAGCCTGAGTGGATGATGATCCACCGCATCCTGAACCACAG CTTTGATAAAAAGGGAGACATCCATTACCTGATCAAGTGGAAAGACCTGCCCTACGACCAGTGCACCTGGGAGATCGACGAGATAGACATCCCGTACTATGAAAACCTCAAACACCTCTACTGGAACCACAG GGAGCTGATGCTGGGGGAGGACACGCGCCCTCTGAAGAAGCtgaacaagaaaggaaaaaagctgaaagaggaGAAGCTGGAAAAGCCTCCAGAAACGCCTCTCGTGGAT CCTACAGTGAAGTTTGACAAGCAGCCATGGTACATCGATGCCACGGGAGGCACGCTCCATCCTTACCAGCTCGAAGGGCTAAACTGGCTGAGATTTTCCTGGGCCCAAGGAACGGATACTATCCTGGCTGATGAGATGGGGCTGGGGAAGACTGTGCAGACTATTGTGTTCTTGTATTCCCTGTACAAGGAG GGCCACTCTAAAGGGCCGTATCTGGTCAGCGCCCCTCTCTCCACCATCATCAACTGGGAGCGCGAGTTTGAGATGTGGGCACCCGACTTCTATGTCGTGACCTACACGGGCGACAAAGAAAGCCGGTCGGTCATCCgggaaaatgaattttcttttgaagacaACGCCATCCGGAGTGGAAAGAAGGTCTTCCGGATGAAG GAAGCGCAGATCAAGTTCCATGTCCTGCTCACCTCCTACGAGCTGATCACTATTGACCAGGCGGTGCTGGGCTCCATTGAGTGGGCCTGTCTGGTGGTGGATGAAGCGCACAGGCTGAAGAACAACCAGTCCAAA ttctTTAGAGTATTAAATAGCTACAAGATCGATTACAAGCTGCTGCTCACCGGCACTCCACTCCAGAACAACTTGGAAGAGCTCTTCCACCTGCTCAATTTCCTGACTCCTGAGAGGTTTAA TAACCTGGAGGGGTTCCTGGAGGAGTTTGCAGACATCTCCAAGGAGGACCAGATCAAAAAGCTCCATGATCTGCTGGGTCCCCACATGCTGCGGCGGCTCAAGGCAGATGTGTTCAAGAACATGCCGGCCAAGACAGAGCTGATCGTGAGAGTGGAGCTGAGCCAGATGCAGAA GAAGTACTACAAGTTCATACTGACGAGGAATTTCGAAGCCCTGAATTCGAAAGGTGGTGGGAACCAGGTCTCGCTGCTCAACATCATGATGGACCTAAAGAAGTGCTGTAATCACCCGTACCTCTTCCCTGTGGCAGCAGTG GAGGCCCCAGTTCTGCCCAATGGATCCTACGATGGGAATTCTTTGGTCAAATCTTCTGGGAAACTGATGCTGCTCCAAAAGATGCTGAAGAAGTTACGGGATGGGGGTCACAGAGTTCTCATCTTCTCCCAG ATGACGAAGATGCTGGACTTGCTGGAGGACTTCCTGGAGTACGAAGGCTACAAGTACGAGCGGATAGATGGGGGCATCACCGGCGGCCTGCGCCAGGAGGCCATAGACAGGTTTAATG CTCCTGGTGCTCAGcagttctgctttctcctctctaCCCGCGCTGGCGGTCTGGGCATAAACCTTGCTACGGCCGACACAGTCATTATTTATGATTCTGACTGGAATCCCCACAATGACATCCAG GCTTTCAGCAGAGCTCACCGCATCGGCCAGAACAAGAAGGTGATGATCTACCGCTTTGTGACTAGAGCCTCTGTTGAAGAGCGCATCACCCAGGTGGCCAAAAGGAAGATGATGCTCACCCACCTCGTGGTCCGCCCGGGGCTCGGCTCCAAGTCGGGCTCCATGACCAAGCAAGAGCTGGATGACATCCTCAAGTTTGGGACAGAAGAGCTCTTCAAGGATGATGTGGAAG GCATGGTGTCTCAGGGACAGCGGATCACCATGCCGGATGCTGTCACCCCTTTCTCTGACACGCTGTCAACCAAAGGGGGTGCAGTGACTCCtggcatgaaaaaaaagcatggtgGCACCCCACCAG GTGACAATAAGGATGTGGATGACAGCAGCGTGATCCACTATGATGACGCTGCCATCTCTAAGCTTCTGGACCGAAACCAGGATGCGACCGATGATACGGAGCTCCAGAACATGAACGAGTATCTCAGCTCCTTTAAAGTGGCCCAGTATGTTGTGAGAGAAGAGGATGGTGTG GAGGAGGTGGAACGTGAGATCATCAAGCAAGAGGAGAATGTGGACCCTGACtactgggagaagctgctgcgGCACCACtatgagcagcagcaggaagatCTGGCCAGGAActtggggaaagggaagagaatcCGCAAGCAGGTCAACTACAACGATGCCTCGCAGGAGGACCAAG AGTGGCAGGATGAGCTCTCCGACAACCAGTCGGAGTACTCCATTGGCTCtgaggatgaggatgaagaCTTTGAAGAGAGGCCAGAAGGTCAGA GTGGCAGAAGACAATCCCGGAGGCAGCTGAAGAGTGACCGGGATAAGCCTCTCCCTCCTTTGCTGGCAAGAGTTGGGGGAAATATCGAG GTTCTTGGCTTCAACGCCCGCCAGCGCAAGGCTTTCCTGAATGCCATCATGCGCTGGGGCATGCCGCCCCAGGATGCCTTCAACTCTCACTGGCTGGTCCGGGATCTGCGAGGGAAGAGCGAGAAGGAGTTCAG GGCGTACGTCTCTCTCTTCATGAGACATTTGTGCGAACCTGGGGCAGACGGTGCTGAAACCTTTGCGGATGGCGTTCCCCGGGAAGGGCTGTCGCGCCAGCACGTGCTGACTCGGATAGGAGTCATGTCACTAGTAAGGAAGAAG GTCCAGGAGTTTGAGCATGTCAATGGGAAGTACAGCACTCCAGATCTCATCGTTGAGGGCCCAGAGAGCAAGAAGTCTGGTGAGATTGTGTCCTCGGGTCCCAACACCCCCATCCCGGCCAGCCCAGCACATATGCACACGGGATCTGTGGCCCTTGCGG ACAAAATAGAAACCCAACTCGGGTTCcaggaggaaaaggagcaaGTGGAGCAGAAGTCCAGGAAGGTGTCTGACAGCCAG GTGCCTGTGAGCGCTGAGAAGGCGGAAAGTGAAGAGCGCACAGAAAGCTGTGACAGCAAGGAGAAGCTGAGGGTGGAGAAGCAAGAGGAGAGTGAAAAGACTGAGCCTTCTCCTGAGCCCCTGGTGAAAG ATGAGGGCATTCAAGAGAAGGAGAAGCCTTTGGAGAAGCCGGAGTTGAACAGCAGCCCGGGGAAAGGGGAGGACAAAGAAGTCAAACCAG CAGAGGACGCCAAGGCGGAGGAGAAGGAGCAAAGCGAGGCTCAGCAAAACGgtgacagagaggaagaggaggatggaAAGAAGGATGACAGAAACATGAACTTCCGATTCATGTTCAACATCGCTGACGGCGGCTTTACAG AGCTGCACACACTGTGGCAGAACGAGGAGAGGGCTGCCATCTCCTCTGGCAAGATCTACGACATCTGGCACCGCCGACACGACTACTGGCTGTTGGCAGGAATTGTCAC TCACGGCTATGCCCGCTGGCAGGACATCCAGAATGACCCACGCTACGTGATCCTGAATGAGCCGTTCAAGTCGGAGATACATAAGGGGAACTACCTCGAGATGAAGAACAAGTTCCTTGCCCGGCGGTTCAAG TTGCTGGAGCAGGCCCTGGTGATCGAGGAGCAGCTGCGGAGGGCTGCGTACCTCAACATGACCCAAGACCCCAGTCACCCGGCCATGGCATTGAACGCCCGTCTGGCTGAAGTGGAGTGCCTTGCCGAGAGCCACCAGCATCTCTCCAAAGAGTCCCTGGCTGGGAACAAGCCCGCGAATGCCGTCCTGCACAAGG TGCTGAACCAGCTCGAGGAGCTGCTGAGTGACATGAAGGCCGACGTGACGCGCCTGCCGTCCATGCTGTCCCGCATCCCGCCCGTGGCCGCCCGGCTGCAGATGTCTGA